Genomic window (Cenarchaeum symbiont of Oopsacas minuta):
AACAAGAAAGATTACTGCTAAAAATGTATTTTTAGATAGACTAGTGAAAATTTAACAGATGATTGTCATTAAATTACAAGTTTTGAACCCTTGTACATAATTACTCGTTAAAACAATTGAAATTCCGAGTAAACTCTAGATCATATATATGCAGGATTCAGCTTACAACCCTGTTAAATACATGCACGAGTCAAGATCAACAGTGTCATCATATGGTTTTTCCGCGCTTTGATTTTTTTACGCGTCTGCGATGTTCTCGTTGGTCGGCTCGGCGTTCATGTTTGCCTTTTTTCCGAAGTGGCATGAATACGCTTCTATACATGACTATTTGTGTTATGCGGTCACCTCTACGCCATGAAAATCAAAGTATTCGCATGTGCATGGAGTCTCTAGTAAATCAGATATATTTGGAAATACGGTATCACCTGTCACGAATTTTTTTATCGGTAGCCCCCCATCTACCTTTATGGTCACAGAGAGTGACTTTGGGGCGGTTTTTTTGTATCGTATAGAGTAGACTCTTTTTTCATTACGTCGGGATTTTTCATATACAGCTATAGTCGAGCCAGCTATTTCATCAAAAAGTTTTAATCTTTGAGCAAGAATATTTTCTTTGGTTTTTATCGACACCTCTATTATAGAATGGAATTTTATCGGCATCTTTGGAGCAGATTTTATATTTTTCAAGCACAGTAGAGTTAGATTATCTTCTAGTATATGGTGTTTTAGCATACGAGGTTTGCGTTTTTTTGGGTTTACAAGTTTGGCAAAAAATGGTCTGCCACTCCCAAGTATCAGGCTAGATTTATCTTCGCCTCCGACCCACGTAATTTTAGCACGCTCTGCGAGAAATATCTTGCACAAATATTTAGAGATATACGCCTCTATACTCTTTGTTCCAGAGCATTTTTTACATCCACTTTCGTTGCATTCCAAACATTTTACAAGTTTTTGTGATAGGCCACGCTCTTTTTTCAAATATCGTCCAGAGACGTATACTGGTTTGGATCTTGCATATGTAGATCCAGTTCTCAGGTTTACGGTAAGGAATAGATCTGGAGATTCTATACGAGATGTTGTTTTTGTGTTGCAAGAGAGCATCTTTGAGAGATCATGTGCAAATGCAGATTTTATACTCTCTGCGCCAATCAGTTGAAACTTTGATCGTATAAAATCATCCCTATCTACAACCGATGGTCGCATTGTCACGCCAAGTAAAAATGTCTTGAAATCATATTTTGATGCAGATTCGAGTACTAGGTTATTTGCATATTTCATATCATCAAAAAGCCCACGACAAATGTAGCATTTTTTACATGCTATGGATCTAATCTCCTTGCGGAGTTTTTTCCCAAGGCGACGCGGTGAAGAGAGTGAGAGATTTTTTGCAAAAGACCTCCCAAGACATGAATCACAGATATCATATTGTGCAGTTATTTTTTTGGATACGATGAGCGCTTTCTCGTAATTGTCATTCAACATATGAGAATATTCGTTAAGAGTTATAGTCGTATACTTATCTTAGACCCATTTTGCGCATTAGCCCTTGCATCGATCTGCCTTTTGATGCCTTTAGCATGCCCTTTGAATTTTTGTAATTTTTCATCATCTCTTTTACTTCTTGTCGCGTCTGTCCTGACCCTCTTGCTATACGTTCTATTCGTGAGGCGTTTAACAGATCTGGATCATCTTTCTCTTTTTTGTTCATACTCTGTATGATAAACCTCCATTTGTACATGCGCGTCTCTAGTTTATCCAATTCTCCACCCTGTACTGTGTCACCAGTGTCAGATACACTTTCCAAGATACTTTTGAGTCCAATCTTTCCTACCTCTTCTAACTGATAGTAAAAATCATCCATATTCATTTTGCCTCTAGATATACGCTTCATACGAACATCGTCACTTTCTGACTCTAGTCGTTTTGCCATATCTAGTATGGCTTGCACATCACCCATTCCGAGCATACGTCCCACGAATCTTGTGGGCGAGAATTTTTCAAGATCATCAACTCTCTCTCCAGTTCCAATGTACATTATATGCGCACCAGTGGCTGCCGAAGCTGCAAGTGCTCCACCTCCTTTGGAAGTACTGTCAAGTTTTGTTATTACAATACCACCTACTGGAACTATTTTATGAAATGCAGTTGCCTGTGCAGAGCACTGTCTTCCTATGGTACCATCTATTACAAGCAATGCAAGATCAGGATCTGAGACTTTACTGATCTGTTTCATCTCATCTAGCAAGTCAGTCTCTTCTTTGTGTCGACCAGCAGTATCAATGAGTATAATGTTTAGATCATCATCTTTAAAATGGTGCAGTCCTTTTTTTACAACGTCTGCAGAGTCTTTGTTTGATTCATCACCGTATACTTTGACGCCAGCTTTATCACACATTGTACGTAATTGTGCAAGTGCGCCAGGTCTGAATGTGTCTGCACCGATGACACCAACCTTGTATCCTTGCCCTGTAAGATATTTTGCAAGCTTTGATGATACGGTAGTTTTACCGCTTCCTTGTATTCCAAGCATTAAGACACGATTTACTTTATCAGGGTTAAACTCAAATTCAGAGTCTTTTCCCAAGAGTCCTGCAAGCTCATCGTACAAGATTTTAACTATATGATCCTTGCGTGGTAGTCCTGGAGGTGGTTTTTCTGTTATGGCTCTATTTTTGATATTTTCTGTAACATCGAGTACAAGCTTTGTTTCAACGTCACCTTGTAGCAGTGCAATTTGAACATCATGTACTAGTTGTTTTATGAGATCCTCATCAATTCCAGAAGAGTTGACTAGCTTTTTAATAGCAGCCTGCAGGTTTGTCTTTAGATCCTCTAGCATGATCCCCAAGATATGCCTCTTCTATTTCAAATATTCCCCGATATCCATCCCATACTGACTTTGCCTTGCCTATACACAAGGGTCTTGAAAACAAAGGACAGTCCAAGACTAGTGTCTCTGCCTCACCTCCTTCAAAGTTTAGATTGAAACCATGCTTTGCAGACAAGATACATAGTCTTTTCAGGGATTTTTGATCAATTTTGCATCCCAGCCATGACTCATCTAGTCCACCAGCAGATACTGCAGTTATCATAAACGAGAATTTTGAATAAAGTAAAGATGACATGTATTGTACAGGTTTTGCACCCCATACAGGTCCAATTGGTTTTACATCTGCAAAATCACATACAGCATCAAACCATCTCTTTTGATAGACACTTGCAATTCCACCGTGTACAACACCTTTTATTCCATATTTTGATACAGCTTTATTCAACATGGATTTTACAAGATCAGATTCATTCTCTAAACCTACTTTTGAGACAAGATGTGGAACCCCGATCGATTTTGCTTGCAATGATGTAAGATTTATGTTTGGATGATGCAAAATCTTACTCTCTGCAGAGTGGGGTTTTGCAGTTATCAGACATGATAGATCATGACCGAGTTTTTTAGCCAAGTAAATGGCATATGTACTATCCTTACCGCCAGAAAAGAATGCAGCTATCTTCATCTAAAACCCTGCAATATTGTAGATGCCTCATCACTCATAATCATCATCACAGTTCAGATGGCTTTTCCACTCATCATCAGCATCCAGTGTATGATTATCCTTTAACGCGCATTATTTTTGTCTTTTCCAAGACTTTCCAATATTCTACATTTTGTCCGTTTTCAACAGTTCCCTTTATCTCATCTTCAATCGTTCCCACATCTATGGTCTCAAAAGTTTCCGAGTCCATCAGTTGTATCACATCTCCAGTAATTGAGATTACCTGACCTATCCTCTTGTCTATAAGCGGCACATGAATTTGCATACTTACAGGACCCACGTGTGGTCTTTTCTGTCCGTCAAATATTCCAACTCCCACTATACGTGCCTTTGCAGCACCATGTTTGCCAGGCTTGCTAGTATCATATTCAGAGATTCTACATGGTTCTCCAGTTGGTTGATCTGATACAGGAAGGAGTATGTACGAACCGATCTTTAACGAACCCAAGTCTGCAGGCTTGCTCATGAACGGTTTGACCGTCGTTGGATATTTAACTTTATCAACCCCATCGATTGGATCAGATTTGTTGGTTGATACATCTAAAGATCTCTACTCTAGAGCCAAGAATCTTATCCCATCTGGCGTAAACAGTCCTGTCAGGTACTATGCACCATATCCGTTCTTTGCATCAAAAGGCAAGGGTGGATTGATCTGGGATGTAGATGATAGAAGATATGTTGATCTTTGTTGTGCATATGGTGCATTGTTACTTGGTCATCGTAGAGCAGAAGTTCTCCATGCTGTATTAGATCAAATGAAAAAAGGGACACTCTTTTGCACACCGACAGAGTTGGAGATAGATCTATCATCAGAGATTACACATCTTTATCCTAGCATGTCAAAGGTAAGACTGGTCAATACAGGCAGCGAGGCAACTATGACTGCCATACGTCTTGCACGCGGTTATACTAGAGGTAAAAAAATTATAAAGTTTGAAGGATGTTATCATGGAGCGCACGACTCGGTTCTAGTTGGCGCAGGTTCAGGCTCAGCGCATGCAGGAATGTCTACATCAGATGGAGACTTGAGAGATTCCACAAAGAATACCCTTGTAGTACAGTATAATGATCTAGTAGAGTTGGATTCGGTAATGAGAAAACACAAAGACGAGCTAGCAGGAGTCATAGTAGAGCCGATACTTGCAAACATGGGTCTCATACTTCCCGAAAAAGAGTTTTTA
Coding sequences:
- a CDS encoding signal recognition particle, which produces MLEDLKTNLQAAIKKLVNSSGIDEDLIKQLVHDVQIALLQGDVETKLVLDVTENIKNRAITEKPPPGLPRKDHIVKILYDELAGLLGKDSEFEFNPDKVNRVLMLGIQGSGKTTVSSKLAKYLTGQGYKVGVIGADTFRPGALAQLRTMCDKAGVKVYGDESNKDSADVVKKGLHHFKDDDLNIILIDTAGRHKEETDLLDEMKQISKVSDPDLALLVIDGTIGRQCSAQATAFHKIVPVGGIVITKLDSTSKGGGALAASAATGAHIMYIGTGERVDDLEKFSPTRFVGRMLGMGDVQAILDMAKRLESESDDVRMKRISRGKMNMDDFYYQLEEVGKIGLKSILESVSDTGDTVQGGELDKLETRMYKWRFIIQSMNKKEKDDPDLLNASRIERIARGSGQTRQEVKEMMKNYKNSKGMLKASKGRSMQGLMRKMGLR
- a CDS encoding translation initiation factor IF-5A, which encodes MSKPADLGSLKIGSYILLPVSDQPTGEPCRISEYDTSKPGKHGAAKARIVGVGIFDGQKRPHVGPVSMQIHVPLIDKRIGQVISITGDVIQLMDSETFETIDVGTIEDEIKGTVENGQNVEYWKVLEKTKIMRVKG
- a CDS encoding ATP-binding protein, translating into MKIAAFFSGGKDSTYAIYLAKKLGHDLSCLITAKPHSAESKILHHPNINLTSLQAKSIGVPHLVSKVGLENESDLVKSMLNKAVSKYGIKGVVHGGIASVYQKRWFDAVCDFADVKPIGPVWGAKPVQYMSSLLYSKFSFMITAVSAGGLDESWLGCKIDQKSLKRLCILSAKHGFNLNFEGGEAETLVLDCPLFSRPLCIGKAKSVWDGYRGIFEIEEAYLGDHARGSKDKPAGCY
- a CDS encoding pseudouridine synthase produces the protein MLNDNYEKALIVSKKITAQYDICDSCLGRSFAKNLSLSSPRRLGKKLRKEIRSIACKKCYICRGLFDDMKYANNLVLESASKYDFKTFLLGVTMRPSVVDRDDFIRSKFQLIGAESIKSAFAHDLSKMLSCNTKTTSRIESPDLFLTVNLRTGSTYARSKPVYVSGRYLKKERGLSQKLVKCLECNESGCKKCSGTKSIEAYISKYLCKIFLAERAKITWVGGEDKSSLILGSGRPFFAKLVNPKKRKPRMLKHHILEDNLTLLCLKNIKSAPKMPIKFHSIIEVSIKTKENILAQRLKLFDEIAGSTIAVYEKSRRNEKRVYSIRYKKTAPKSLSVTIKVDGGLPIKKFVTGDTVFPNISDLLETPCTCEYFDFHGVEVTA
- a CDS encoding glutamate-1-semialdehyde-2,1-aminomutase, glutamate-1-semialdehyde 2,1-aminomutase, with product MNGLTVVGYLTLSTPSIGSDLLVDTSKDLYSRAKNLIPSGVNSPVRYYAPYPFFASKGKGGLIWDVDDRRYVDLCCAYGALLLGHRRAEVLHAVLDQMKKGTLFCTPTELEIDLSSEITHLYPSMSKVRLVNTGSEATMTAIRLARGYTRGKKIIKFEGCYHGAHDSVLVGAGSGSAHAGMSTSDGDLRDSTKNTLVVQYNDLVELDSVMRKHKDELAGVIVEPILANMGLILPEKEFLPGLRKATKEYDVPLIFDETVTGFRIGSGGAQEHFGIKPDITTLGKALGGGFAVAAVGGKEQIMDNLAPFGKVYQASTFAANPISTSAALAAIKTMRKLGKRMYTELERRCALVVSAIDDAANDSHIQHEINFIASMFQVFFTDRPVTNYKSCKRADAVKFERLFKSLLKRGVFVAPSQFEVAFLSHAHSKADLLHASNSYSESIKEMHHT